In one Plasmodium vivax chromosome 4, whole genome shotgun sequence genomic region, the following are encoded:
- a CDS encoding hypothetical protein, conserved (encoded by transcript PVX_002760A) translates to MDKHALKRRNRLLKKNEARMNLLLGKSEGGDVEKDAEGKQKAAELKPKRNEANEANQAERYNEGPKKQPPAGKDAPSEIDQMAAPSSSPGQASTVEPDQHTDDNSNQKGDPTNGHDQTGEGKPAEGKDPTEEEKLKSDAEVTQKGGQKGEVKNRAKKKRISSHAGDKSINDREDYTNADDANNRSESSSSKSEEEKVKEEAPAATPQFKVSIRRLAEFVSLLFLATIISIVKVKYCDYNPLPMSIEPMRKKKKMHRLISSKFVFFFLSLFYNIAFSLIDVYTHFVKNNMSQKEVWKYVQNLREKLTSQSESLLFLLNNGSTVAFFFVSLVKTYLLLMFLTHLFDDILYNYTVRKAWASAPLPAV, encoded by the coding sequence ATGGATAAGCATGCGCTGAAGAGAAGAAACAGACTGCTTAAAAAGAATGAAGCGCGGATGAACCTCCTGCTGGGGAAGTCGGAAGGGGGCGATGTAGAGAAGGACGCGGAGGGCAAGCAGAAAGCGGCCGAGTTGAAGCCAAAGCGGAACGAAGCAAATGAAGCAAATCAAGCGGAGCGATACAATGAAGGGCCGAAGAAGCAACCCCCCGCGGGGAAAGACGCCCCTTCGGAGATAGACCAAATGGCAGCACCGAGCAGTTCCCCGGGGCAGGCCAGCACCGTCGAACCGGATCAACACACGGATGACAATTCcaaccaaaagggggacccCACGAATGGACATGACCAAACTGGGGAGGGAAAACCAGCAGAGGGGAAGGACCCCActgaggaggagaagctaaAGTCGGACGCAGAAGTaacccaaaagggggggcaaaagGGCGAAGTAAAAAAccgagcaaaaaaaaaacgaataagcAGCCACGCAGGCGATAAATCTATTAACGACCGAGAGGACTACACCAATGCGGATGATGCCAATAACCGCAGCgaaagcagcagcagcaaatcagaggaggagaaggttAAAGAGGAAGCCCCAGCTGCAACCCCTCAATTTAAGGTGTCCATCCGGAGACTAGCCGAATTTGTATCTCTCCTATTTCTCGCCACAATTATAAGCATCGTGAAAGTAAAATATTGTGATTACAATCCTCTGCCGATGAGCATAGAGCCCAtgcggaagaaaaagaaaatgcaccGTTTGATCAGCTCcaagtttgttttttttttcctctcccttttctacAACATAGCATTTTCGCTAATTGATGTGTATacccattttgtaaaaaacaaCATGAGTCAGAAGGAGGTCTGGAAGTACGTGCAGAACCTACGGGAAAAGCTGACTAGCCAATCTGAATCCCTCTTGTTTCTCCTCAACAACGGCTCGAcggttgcttttttttttgtgagtcTCGTAAAAACGTACTTGCTGCTCATGTTTTTAACTCATTTGTTTGATGACATTTTGTACAACTACACCGTCCGCAAGGCTTGGGCGAGCGCGCCCCTCCCCGCGGTGTAG